One region of Culex pipiens pallens isolate TS chromosome 2, TS_CPP_V2, whole genome shotgun sequence genomic DNA includes:
- the LOC120420377 gene encoding serine/threonine-protein kinase 10 isoform X3: MSFLNNLKKVFHLGGGDAKKKRIFNNIRMDTDPADFWDMIGELGDGAFGKVYKAQNKETRQLAAAKMCTLEDEENLSDHMVEIDILSEIKHGNIVELYEAYSIDDKLWMLIEYCDGGALDSIMVELEKPLTEPQIAYVCKHMVAGLNHLHKNKVIHRDLKAGNVLLTMDGGVKLADFGVSAKNKHTLQKHDTFIGTPYWMAPELVLCETFRDNPYDFKVDIWSLGITLIEFAQMEPPNSEMSPMRVLLKIQKSDPPKLDQPSKWSKAFNEFLSKSLVKDPQQRPNTDVLLGLAFISGNLDPKPIKDLLLEYKADVVEEELVDEEAEEHRSSALPLDLDDDSSSLQSQETYKLPDTPTSLSKSSRDSKESTPVPVEDDSKAKPAAAAAASAAAQSPSTTTPSSATTPPSAPVASDSNSNVQSDAKKSSPPPASTTTVPAPVLPPVEPAEALTNVSGSSSGSSSSSTDAEKKAGVLLKKEKGPAPPPPQTPSSPSSRNAPPSSLGVAPTSTAQATVPPTPPETPQTPAGANKGVDRPDHTISKPAPASPAAINRQMSSDDLIKSPKKEHAPSPPKQQQTKESPSVTPLPPPPEEMVIVTGVRRHSPDLDDRFDESPKEQPPVTTPVAIPKPPVQFEDDVQPYVPPPPLLSPDDEIRITSTPNAKSSTTITINNDSVLLADPSNSLATNVSQVTVVTSHPPVIIDNSLAIVAGRSGSSSSASSTKSFGSSQRRSRVLTPKNSDEVVIVSNELNKTHVNESSTDDDFQSLDSLENLSPRHRKRQQQPLSGSSGQIARKLDESEVLIVSSGYIGDDDREREQIASEQDDFINDELFIGNNNNNHSNSKLLDTSHVSVVTVGEEEIKVKDSSHHIINSGGTASPAHLHLLNHHQQHNQHHPPHHDSISDLSNVSCGPSESSDDVKVMDVMMTHPPPTSTSSVSTGSTVTAAGGGNFAQRSPSGSSISSPPLRSGGSSTKLNGAGGDFSRSREDVSIIVNKRKIVDKQARVSPDSSVGSMDGTGSVRSASTPLHHNHQQEKPQQLQPGHGKQLDRSDAESIATTTSHDSREQSVDEEVQLRRKPPAPVEPEEDKVPPIAPPNTRTKPSQRNFSKEEIHLQNLKKKTRKRTRKFEIDGVQVTTTTSKVIYSDEDNNKLYDDHLFRKQELRELKMLQKQEKKQFYELQQKEVVAKEQQEKKFEQERLQLERTFEADMDVLARQHRQTVEKYEQQQETELRNTSKKIRAEQERDLKLFRDSLKQEIRLLKQEVDLLPKEKRKDEFRKRKTAMELEHEEREKNFLATLSENHELALRRISEIYREKLSAADKGYLQQKQTAMRTREAMLWELEEKHIHDKHQLAKRHVKDLCFMQRHQMIIRHEKELDQIKRMISRKEEEVLKRQTIERRALPKRIRAERKARDMMFRESLRISMTTDPELEREKLKKFQEQEKKRYTQEQVRFETKHSKQLEELRATSDGSIRELEQLQNEKRKQLLEHETAKLRDCDEGLQKELREWKSQLLPRKQSVQKELDRAVDEYELRWGGPVDRREFEGDFVVPPEIRNRTNSLNSRSLRLHGGLLSISRSRTFLSLPVANGGRNGGIHSSVPDLSRSVPNTPGSAHKLSLASSYDSVLEENENEGGGVAEGQGGGQQSAIKYIFTDDGVHLRRKSEDILSGRRTKIPVKGSQGHGRAYQENGGRPQSQQQHQQSHSRQHSEPSNRLVPIRVKKPGNFFEAMTNRSSQAAVPQYSGGTMPRSGGAGYGWGNSRLGTANNFSSDANINRLSTFSSARGGLPMPPEQQYRNGGNDPRGVVNPGMKLSPSTPILLSPGKESDSAA, from the exons ATGCTGATAGAGTACTGTGATGGCGGTGCCTTAGATAGTATTATGGTTGAGCTGGAGAAACCACTGACTGAGCCGCAGATCGCGTACGTCTGCAAGCACATGGTCGCCGGCCTGAACCACCTGCACAAGAACAAGGTGATACACCGGGATCTGAAGGCGGGTAACGTGCTGCTCACGATGGACGGCGGCGTCAAGCTGGCGGACTTTGGCGTCTCGGCGAAGAACAAACACACGCTGCAGAAGCACGACACCTTCATCGGGACGCCGTACTGGATGGCGCCGGAGCTGGTGCTGTGCGAGACGTTCCGGGACAACCCGTACGACTTCAAGGTGGACATCTGGTCGCTGGGCATCACGTTGATCGAGTTTGCCCAGATGGAGCCGCCGAACAGCGAGATGTCGCCGATGCGGGTGCTGCTCAAGATCCAGAAGAGCGACCCGCCCAAGCTGGACCAGCCTTCGAAGTGGTCGAAGGCGTTCAACGAGTTTCTGTCCAAGTCGCTGGTGAAG GATCCCCAACAAAGGCCCAACACGGACGTGCTCTTGGGGTTGGCGTTCATCAGCGGTAATCTGGATCCGAAGCCGATCAAGGACCTGCTGCTGGAGTACAAAGCGGACGTCGTGGAAGAGGAGCTCGTCGATGAGGAGGCGGAG GAGCACCGCAGTTCTGCGCTTCCACTCGACCTGGACGATGACTCATCGTCACTGCAGAGCCAAGAAACCTATAAAC TTCCAGATACTCCCACATCCTTATCGAAGTCATCCAGAGATTCGAAAGAGTCGACACCCGTTCCTGTTGAAGATGATAGCAAAGCGAAACCTGCGGCGGCCGCGGCCGCGTCAGCAGCAGCACAATCGCCATCGACGACGACGCCCAGTTCAGCAACAACACCGCCGTCAGCGCCTGTGGCTAGTGATAGTAATAGTAATGTACAAAGTGATGCCAAGAAGTCGTCACCACCTCCAGCATCCACAACGACGGTTCCTGCTCCAGTGTTACCACCAGTCGAACCGGCTGAAGCCCTGACCAACGTCAGCGGAAgtagcagcggcagcagcagtagcagtacCGACGCTGAAAAGAAGGCCGGCGTCCTGCTCAAGAAGGAGAAGGGACCGGCCCCGCCGCCACCGCAGACTCCGTCGTCACCTAGTAGTAGAAATGCGCCGCCGAGTTCGCTGGGAGTTGCGCCCACGAGCACCGCGCAAGCAACTGTTCCTCCAACGCCCCCGGAGACGCCCCAAACTCCGGCCGGCGCCAACAAGGGCGTTGATCGCCCGGACCATACGATTTCAAAGCCAGCGCCGGCTTCGCCTGCGGCGATCAACCGACAAATGAGCAGCGACGACCTGATCAAATCACCAAAGAAGGAGCACGCTCCTTCACCACCGAAGCAACAGCAGACGAAGGAGAGTCCGTCCGTGACGCCGTTGCCACCGCCGCCCGAAGAAATGGTGATCGTGACCGGCGTCCGGCGACACTCCCCCGACCTGGACGACCGATTCGACGAATCACCCAAAGAACAGCCACCCGTAACCACCCCCGTTGCCATTCCAAAACCTCCGGTACAGTTCGAGGACGACGTGCAGCCGTACGTGCCGCCCCCACCTCTCCTCTCCCCGGACGACGAGATCCGGATAACGTCGACGCCGAACGCCAAATCGTCCACGACCATCACCATCAACAACGACTCCGTGCTGCTCGCGGACCCGTCCAACAGTCTTGCCACCAACGTCAGCCAGGTCACCGTCGTAACGAGCCACCCGCCGGTCATCATCGACAACTCGCTGGCCATAGTCGCCGGCCGGTCCGGCTCCTCGTCCTCGGCGTCCTCCACCAAGTCGTTCGGCTCGTCCCAGCGCCGGTCGCGCGTCCTCACGCCCAAGAACAGCGACGAGGTCGTGATCGTGTCGAACGAGCTGAACAAAACGCACGTCAACGAGTCCAGCACGGACGACGACTTCCAGTCGCTGGACAGCTTGGAGAACCTGTCGCCGAGGCATCGGAAGCGCCAGCAGCAGCCGCTGTCCGGTAGCAGTGGGCAAATCGCTCGCAAGCTGGACGAAAGCGAGGTGCTGATCGTGAGCTCCGGGTATATTGGGGATGACGACCGGGAGCGGGAGCAGATCGCGAGCGAACAGGACGATTTCATCAACGATGAGCTGTTTATAG gtaataataacaataatcatAGCAACAGTAAACTATTGGACACTAGTCATGTTTCGGTGGTGACCGTCGGCGAGGAGGAGATCAAGGTGAAGGACTCCTCGCACCACATCATCAACAGCGGTGGCACCGCCTCTCCGGCGCACCTCCACCTACTGAACCATCACCAACAGCACAATCAGCACCATCCGCCCCACCACGACTCGATCAGCGACCTGTCGAACGTGAGCTGCGGTCCGAGCGAGTCCAGCGACGACGTCAAGGTGATGGACGTGATGATGACCCATCCGCCGCCAACGAGCACAAGCAGCGTGAGTACGGGCAGTACGGTGACGGCCGCTGGCGGCGGTAACTTTGCTCAACGGTCCCCGTCGGGTTCATCGATTTCATCGCCGCCGCTGCGGAGTGGCGGTTCTAGTACTAAGTTGAACGGCGCCGGCGGTGACTTTAGCCGCAGCCGGGAGGACGTCAGTATCATAGTGAATAAGCGCAAGATCGTCGATAAGCAGGCGCGGGTATCGCCGGACAGCAGCGTCGGCTCGATGGACGGGACCGGGTCGGTACGATCGGCCAGTACGCCACTTCATCACAACCACCAGCAGGAGAAGCCGCAGCAGCTGCAACCAGGTCACGGCAAGCAGCTGGACCGAAGCGATGCCGAGAGCATCGCGACCACAACTAGTCACGACAGCCGCGAACAGTCGGTTGACGAGGAGGTACAACTGAGGAGGAAACCTCCGGCGCCGGTTGAACCCGAAGAGGACAAGGTTCCGCCCATCGCCCCGCCCAACACCCGCACCAAGCCTAGCCAGCGCAACTTTAGCAAGGAAGAGATTCACCTGCAGAACCTCAAGAAGAAGACGCGAAAGCGAACGCGCAAGTTTGAGATCGACGGCGTCCAGGTGACGACCACCACCAGCAAGGTGATCTACAGCGACGAGGACAACAACAAGCTGTACGACGACCACCTGTTCCGGAAGCAGGAGCTGCGCGAGCTCAAGATGCTCCAAAAGCAGGAGAAGAAGCAGTTCTACGAGCTGCAGCAGAAGGAGGTCGTCGCCAAAGAGCAGCAGGAGAAAAAGTTCGAACAGGAGCGGCTCCAGCTGGAGCGCACCTTCGAGGCGGACATGGACGTGCTTGCGCGTCAGCACCGCCAAACGGTGGAAAAGTACGAGCAACAGCAAGAGACTGAGCTGCGAAATACCTCCAAGAAGATCCGCGCCGAGCAGGAGCGGGACCTGAAGCTG TTCCGCGACAGCCTGAAGCAGGAGATTCGGCTGCTCAAGCAGGAGGTCGACTTGCTGCCCAAGGAGAAGCGGAAAGATGAGTTCCGCAAGCGCAAGACGGCGATGGAGCTGGAGCACGAGGAGCGCGAGAAGAACTTCCTGGCGACGCTCTCCGAAAATCACGAGCTGGCGCTGCGCCGCATCAGCGAGATCTATCGCGAGAAGCTGTCCGCCGCAGACAAGGGCTACCTGCAGCAGAAGCAGACG GCCATGCGAACCCGAGAGGCTATGCTGTGGGAGCTGGAGGAAAAGCACATCCACGACAAGCACCAGCTCGCGAAGCGCCACGTCAAGGATCTGTGCTTTATGCAGCGCCACCAGATGATCATCCGGCACGAGAAAGAACTGGATCAAATCAAGAG AATGATTTCCCGGAAGGAGGAGGAAGTGCTCAAGCGGCAAACCATCGAGAGGCGGGCGCTGCCGAAGCGGATCCGAGCCGAGCGCAAGGCCCGGGACATGATGTTCCGCGAATCGTTGCGGATATCGATGACCACCGATCCGGAGCTGGAGCGGGAGAAGCTGAAGAAG TTCCAAGAGCAGGAGAAGAAGCGCTACACCCAGGAACAAGTTCGGTTCGAGACCAAGCACAGCAAGCAGCTCGAAGAGCTGCGAGCCACCTCGGATGGTTCCATCAG GGAGCTGGAACAGCTGCAGAACGAGAAGCGCAAGCAGCTGCTGGAACATGAGACGGCCAAGCTGCGCGACTGTGACGAGGGCCTGCAGAAGGAGCTGCGCGAGTGGAAGTCCCAGCTGCTGCCGCGAAAGCAG AGCGTTCAGAAAGAGCTCGACCGGGCGGTGGACGAGTACGAGCTGCGGTGGGGTGGGCCCGTCGACAGGCGCGAGTTCGAGGGCGATTTTGTCGTGCCGCCGGAGATCCGCAACCGGACCAACTCGCTCAATTCGCGCTCGCTGCGGCTGCACGGCGGTCTGTTGAGCATTTCCCGGTCCCGTACGTTCCTGTCGCTGCCGGTGGCGAACGGGGGTCGGAACGGCGGTATACACAGTTCGGTGCCGGATCTGAGCCGGTCGGTGCCGAATACGCCCGGGTCGGCCCACAAGCTGTCGCTGGCTTCGTCGTACGACTCGGTGCTGGAGGAGAACGAGAATGAGGGAGGGGGGGTGGCGGAGGGTCAGGGGGGAGGTCAGCAGTCGGCGATCAAGTATATCTTCACGGACGATGGGGTTCATTTGAGGCGGAAGTCGGAGGATATTCTGTCGGGGAGGAGGACGAAGATTCCGGTGAAGGGTAGCCAGGGTCATGGGAGGGCGTATCAGGAGAACGGAGGTCGGCCTCagtcgcagcagcagcatcagcagagTCATTCGAGGCAGCATTCTGAGCCCAGCAATCGGCTGGTTCCGATTCGGGTCAAGAAGCCGGGCAACTTTTTCGAAGCCATGACCAACAGGTCGTCGCAAGCGGCGGTTCCTCAGTATAGTGGAGGGACCATGCCCAGAAGTGGTGGCGCTGGCTATGGGTGGGGAAATAGTCGTCTCGGGACCGCGAACAACTTCTCGTCCGACGCTAATATAAACAGACTGTCGACGTTTAGTTCGGCCAGGGGTGGTCTTCCGATGCCACCGGAGCAGCAGTACCGAAACGGTGGGAACGATCCGCGCGGTGTCGTCAATCCGGGCATGAAACTGTCCCCTTCAACGCCAATTTTGCTTTCCCCAGGAAAGGAGTCCGATTCAGCAGCTTAA
- the LOC120420377 gene encoding uncharacterized protein LOC120420377 isoform X6 translates to MRRRRKLSDRRSVDRSIRGLEHRSSALPLDLDDDSSSLQSQETYKLPDTPTSLSKSSRDSKESTPVPVEDDSKAKPAAAAAASAAAQSPSTTTPSSATTPPSAPVASDSNSNVQSDAKKSSPPPASTTTVPAPVLPPVEPAEALTNVSGSSSGSSSSSTDAEKKAGVLLKKEKGPAPPPPQTPSSPSSRNAPPSSLGVAPTSTAQATVPPTPPETPQTPAGANKGVDRPDHTISKPAPASPAAINRQMSSDDLIKSPKKEHAPSPPKQQQTKESPSVTPLPPPPEEMVIVTGVRRHSPDLDDRFDESPKEQPPVTTPVAIPKPPVQFEDDVQPYVPPPPLLSPDDEIRITSTPNAKSSTTITINNDSVLLADPSNSLATNVSQVTVVTSHPPVIIDNSLAIVAGRSGSSSSASSTKSFGSSQRRSRVLTPKNSDEVVIVSNELNKTHVNESSTDDDFQSLDSLENLSPRHRKRQQQPLSGSSGQIARKLDESEVLIVSSGYIGDDDREREQIASEQDDFINDELFIGNNNNNHSNSKLLDTSHVSVVTVGEEEIKVKDSSHHIINSGGTASPAHLHLLNHHQQHNQHHPPHHDSISDLSNVSCGPSESSDDVKVMDVMMTHPPPTSTSSVSTGSTVTAAGGGNFAQRSPSGSSISSPPLRSGGSSTKLNGAGGDFSRSREDVSIIVNKRKIVDKQARVSPDSSVGSMDGTGSVRSASTPLHHNHQQEKPQQLQPGHGKQLDRSDAESIATTTSHDSREQSVDEEVQLRRKPPAPVEPEEDKVPPIAPPNTRTKPSQRNFSKEEIHLQNLKKKTRKRTRKFEIDGVQVTTTTSKVIYSDEDNNKLYDDHLFRKQELRELKMLQKQEKKQFYELQQKEVVAKEQQEKKFEQERLQLERTFEADMDVLARQHRQTVEKYEQQQETELRNTSKKIRAEQERDLKLFRDSLKQEIRLLKQEVDLLPKEKRKDEFRKRKTAMELEHEEREKNFLATLSENHELALRRISEIYREKLSAADKGYLQQKQTAMRTREAMLWELEEKHIHDKHQLAKRHVKDLCFMQRHQMIIRHEKELDQIKRMISRKEEEVLKRQTIERRALPKRIRAERKARDMMFRESLRISMTTDPELEREKLKKFQEQEKKRYTQEQVRFETKHSKQLEELRATSDGSIRELEQLQNEKRKQLLEHETAKLRDCDEGLQKELREWKSQLLPRKQSVQKELDRAVDEYELRWGGPVDRREFEGDFVVPPEIRNRTNSLNSRSLRLHGGLLSISRSRTFLSLPVANGGRNGGIHSSVPDLSRSVPNTPGSAHKLSLASSYDSVLEENENEGGGVAEGQGGGQQSAIKYIFTDDGVHLRRKSEDILSGRRTKIPVKGSQGHGRAYQENGGRPQSQQQHQQSHSRQHSEPSNRLVPIRVKKPGNFFEAMTNRSSQAAVPQYSGGTMPRSGGAGYGWGNSRLGTANNFSSDANINRLSTFSSARGGLPMPPEQQYRNGGNDPRGVVNPGMKLSPSTPILLSPGKESDSAA, encoded by the exons ATGAGGAGGCGGAG AAAGCTAAGCGACAGGCGAAGCGTAGATCGCTCTATCAGAGGGTTG GAGCACCGCAGTTCTGCGCTTCCACTCGACCTGGACGATGACTCATCGTCACTGCAGAGCCAAGAAACCTATAAAC TTCCAGATACTCCCACATCCTTATCGAAGTCATCCAGAGATTCGAAAGAGTCGACACCCGTTCCTGTTGAAGATGATAGCAAAGCGAAACCTGCGGCGGCCGCGGCCGCGTCAGCAGCAGCACAATCGCCATCGACGACGACGCCCAGTTCAGCAACAACACCGCCGTCAGCGCCTGTGGCTAGTGATAGTAATAGTAATGTACAAAGTGATGCCAAGAAGTCGTCACCACCTCCAGCATCCACAACGACGGTTCCTGCTCCAGTGTTACCACCAGTCGAACCGGCTGAAGCCCTGACCAACGTCAGCGGAAgtagcagcggcagcagcagtagcagtacCGACGCTGAAAAGAAGGCCGGCGTCCTGCTCAAGAAGGAGAAGGGACCGGCCCCGCCGCCACCGCAGACTCCGTCGTCACCTAGTAGTAGAAATGCGCCGCCGAGTTCGCTGGGAGTTGCGCCCACGAGCACCGCGCAAGCAACTGTTCCTCCAACGCCCCCGGAGACGCCCCAAACTCCGGCCGGCGCCAACAAGGGCGTTGATCGCCCGGACCATACGATTTCAAAGCCAGCGCCGGCTTCGCCTGCGGCGATCAACCGACAAATGAGCAGCGACGACCTGATCAAATCACCAAAGAAGGAGCACGCTCCTTCACCACCGAAGCAACAGCAGACGAAGGAGAGTCCGTCCGTGACGCCGTTGCCACCGCCGCCCGAAGAAATGGTGATCGTGACCGGCGTCCGGCGACACTCCCCCGACCTGGACGACCGATTCGACGAATCACCCAAAGAACAGCCACCCGTAACCACCCCCGTTGCCATTCCAAAACCTCCGGTACAGTTCGAGGACGACGTGCAGCCGTACGTGCCGCCCCCACCTCTCCTCTCCCCGGACGACGAGATCCGGATAACGTCGACGCCGAACGCCAAATCGTCCACGACCATCACCATCAACAACGACTCCGTGCTGCTCGCGGACCCGTCCAACAGTCTTGCCACCAACGTCAGCCAGGTCACCGTCGTAACGAGCCACCCGCCGGTCATCATCGACAACTCGCTGGCCATAGTCGCCGGCCGGTCCGGCTCCTCGTCCTCGGCGTCCTCCACCAAGTCGTTCGGCTCGTCCCAGCGCCGGTCGCGCGTCCTCACGCCCAAGAACAGCGACGAGGTCGTGATCGTGTCGAACGAGCTGAACAAAACGCACGTCAACGAGTCCAGCACGGACGACGACTTCCAGTCGCTGGACAGCTTGGAGAACCTGTCGCCGAGGCATCGGAAGCGCCAGCAGCAGCCGCTGTCCGGTAGCAGTGGGCAAATCGCTCGCAAGCTGGACGAAAGCGAGGTGCTGATCGTGAGCTCCGGGTATATTGGGGATGACGACCGGGAGCGGGAGCAGATCGCGAGCGAACAGGACGATTTCATCAACGATGAGCTGTTTATAG gtaataataacaataatcatAGCAACAGTAAACTATTGGACACTAGTCATGTTTCGGTGGTGACCGTCGGCGAGGAGGAGATCAAGGTGAAGGACTCCTCGCACCACATCATCAACAGCGGTGGCACCGCCTCTCCGGCGCACCTCCACCTACTGAACCATCACCAACAGCACAATCAGCACCATCCGCCCCACCACGACTCGATCAGCGACCTGTCGAACGTGAGCTGCGGTCCGAGCGAGTCCAGCGACGACGTCAAGGTGATGGACGTGATGATGACCCATCCGCCGCCAACGAGCACAAGCAGCGTGAGTACGGGCAGTACGGTGACGGCCGCTGGCGGCGGTAACTTTGCTCAACGGTCCCCGTCGGGTTCATCGATTTCATCGCCGCCGCTGCGGAGTGGCGGTTCTAGTACTAAGTTGAACGGCGCCGGCGGTGACTTTAGCCGCAGCCGGGAGGACGTCAGTATCATAGTGAATAAGCGCAAGATCGTCGATAAGCAGGCGCGGGTATCGCCGGACAGCAGCGTCGGCTCGATGGACGGGACCGGGTCGGTACGATCGGCCAGTACGCCACTTCATCACAACCACCAGCAGGAGAAGCCGCAGCAGCTGCAACCAGGTCACGGCAAGCAGCTGGACCGAAGCGATGCCGAGAGCATCGCGACCACAACTAGTCACGACAGCCGCGAACAGTCGGTTGACGAGGAGGTACAACTGAGGAGGAAACCTCCGGCGCCGGTTGAACCCGAAGAGGACAAGGTTCCGCCCATCGCCCCGCCCAACACCCGCACCAAGCCTAGCCAGCGCAACTTTAGCAAGGAAGAGATTCACCTGCAGAACCTCAAGAAGAAGACGCGAAAGCGAACGCGCAAGTTTGAGATCGACGGCGTCCAGGTGACGACCACCACCAGCAAGGTGATCTACAGCGACGAGGACAACAACAAGCTGTACGACGACCACCTGTTCCGGAAGCAGGAGCTGCGCGAGCTCAAGATGCTCCAAAAGCAGGAGAAGAAGCAGTTCTACGAGCTGCAGCAGAAGGAGGTCGTCGCCAAAGAGCAGCAGGAGAAAAAGTTCGAACAGGAGCGGCTCCAGCTGGAGCGCACCTTCGAGGCGGACATGGACGTGCTTGCGCGTCAGCACCGCCAAACGGTGGAAAAGTACGAGCAACAGCAAGAGACTGAGCTGCGAAATACCTCCAAGAAGATCCGCGCCGAGCAGGAGCGGGACCTGAAGCTG TTCCGCGACAGCCTGAAGCAGGAGATTCGGCTGCTCAAGCAGGAGGTCGACTTGCTGCCCAAGGAGAAGCGGAAAGATGAGTTCCGCAAGCGCAAGACGGCGATGGAGCTGGAGCACGAGGAGCGCGAGAAGAACTTCCTGGCGACGCTCTCCGAAAATCACGAGCTGGCGCTGCGCCGCATCAGCGAGATCTATCGCGAGAAGCTGTCCGCCGCAGACAAGGGCTACCTGCAGCAGAAGCAGACG GCCATGCGAACCCGAGAGGCTATGCTGTGGGAGCTGGAGGAAAAGCACATCCACGACAAGCACCAGCTCGCGAAGCGCCACGTCAAGGATCTGTGCTTTATGCAGCGCCACCAGATGATCATCCGGCACGAGAAAGAACTGGATCAAATCAAGAG AATGATTTCCCGGAAGGAGGAGGAAGTGCTCAAGCGGCAAACCATCGAGAGGCGGGCGCTGCCGAAGCGGATCCGAGCCGAGCGCAAGGCCCGGGACATGATGTTCCGCGAATCGTTGCGGATATCGATGACCACCGATCCGGAGCTGGAGCGGGAGAAGCTGAAGAAG TTCCAAGAGCAGGAGAAGAAGCGCTACACCCAGGAACAAGTTCGGTTCGAGACCAAGCACAGCAAGCAGCTCGAAGAGCTGCGAGCCACCTCGGATGGTTCCATCAG GGAGCTGGAACAGCTGCAGAACGAGAAGCGCAAGCAGCTGCTGGAACATGAGACGGCCAAGCTGCGCGACTGTGACGAGGGCCTGCAGAAGGAGCTGCGCGAGTGGAAGTCCCAGCTGCTGCCGCGAAAGCAG AGCGTTCAGAAAGAGCTCGACCGGGCGGTGGACGAGTACGAGCTGCGGTGGGGTGGGCCCGTCGACAGGCGCGAGTTCGAGGGCGATTTTGTCGTGCCGCCGGAGATCCGCAACCGGACCAACTCGCTCAATTCGCGCTCGCTGCGGCTGCACGGCGGTCTGTTGAGCATTTCCCGGTCCCGTACGTTCCTGTCGCTGCCGGTGGCGAACGGGGGTCGGAACGGCGGTATACACAGTTCGGTGCCGGATCTGAGCCGGTCGGTGCCGAATACGCCCGGGTCGGCCCACAAGCTGTCGCTGGCTTCGTCGTACGACTCGGTGCTGGAGGAGAACGAGAATGAGGGAGGGGGGGTGGCGGAGGGTCAGGGGGGAGGTCAGCAGTCGGCGATCAAGTATATCTTCACGGACGATGGGGTTCATTTGAGGCGGAAGTCGGAGGATATTCTGTCGGGGAGGAGGACGAAGATTCCGGTGAAGGGTAGCCAGGGTCATGGGAGGGCGTATCAGGAGAACGGAGGTCGGCCTCagtcgcagcagcagcatcagcagagTCATTCGAGGCAGCATTCTGAGCCCAGCAATCGGCTGGTTCCGATTCGGGTCAAGAAGCCGGGCAACTTTTTCGAAGCCATGACCAACAGGTCGTCGCAAGCGGCGGTTCCTCAGTATAGTGGAGGGACCATGCCCAGAAGTGGTGGCGCTGGCTATGGGTGGGGAAATAGTCGTCTCGGGACCGCGAACAACTTCTCGTCCGACGCTAATATAAACAGACTGTCGACGTTTAGTTCGGCCAGGGGTGGTCTTCCGATGCCACCGGAGCAGCAGTACCGAAACGGTGGGAACGATCCGCGCGGTGTCGTCAATCCGGGCATGAAACTGTCCCCTTCAACGCCAATTTTGCTTTCCCCAGGAAAGGAGTCCGATTCAGCAGCTTAA